CCCCCGGGTTCACCGGATGGTCAAACACGGTCGCGCGCAACGGGTGTAAGGTGGCCTCGGTTCGGTCCGGAACGACTGCGGGAGGTGATTGCTATGCGAGATAGCGATCCCCCCAGTCATAGCCGGGCCACCCGTCAGTTCCGCTGACGCCGCTCCCGGCGTCTCCATTCAGCGACTGACCCGGTGACCGCTTCCTGACACCATCCCGCCCCCACTTCCCGGGGCCGGGCCTCCGCCCGTGTGCGTGTCGCGCCGCCACGGGCGCCGGGAGCGTGTGCGCGTTGATCTCCCCCTGCCACCCCGCGGCCCCGCCGCGCCGGCAGGGCTCGTCGCCGCCGGAGACACCACCATGAGCCGTTACGTAGCCCCGCTCGGCCTGATGCTGGCCACCGCCTGGGTCGTCACCCTGTTCGTCCTCGCCAGCGCCACCCCCAGCTGACCCGATGGGGACGCCGAACGGCGTCCCCGCACCGAAGCCGCCCCACCACTCCCGGGGGATCTCGTACCGCACACCCCCGCGCTCGGCACCCGAACCAGCCGACGAACACACCACGGTCCTTGGCCTCCGCCGCGAACAGCCCACCGCGTGCAACCGGCCAGAATCTTCCGCGTCCAGGCCGGCATCCACGGGCGCATCCTGATCCACTCGGGCGGACAGGAAGAACGCTTTTCGCGGCTGCCTCGCGCACAGCGTGTAGGTCTTCCTAGGAGGCTAGTTTTGTTTCGCTGGTGCGGTGCAGGGCGCCTCCGGCAGGCCTCGCGCTTCGGGGAGAGAGCGGAGTTCGAGCCGGCTCGGGGTCACCGGCCCGGCTGTTTTTTCGTGGGTGGGGCGGGGCGTGCCTGGCTGCCCGTCTGCCGTCTTCCAGGCCGAGCCGAGCAGATCATCGCCGGGCCCGCCGGCCTTGGTCACATCGGTGAGGGCTGGGCGGTGGCCAGACCTGTCGATTCGCGTGGTGTGGTGGCGGTTGGCGTGGTGGTGGCGGACCCGGCGATGATCTGCACCCCGAGGGGTGGTCGACGGCAGGCGGGGCAGCCAGGCGGTGGCGGTCTGCGCGGGACGCGCGAAGAAACCGCACTGGGCACGACGCGTTCAAGCAGGTGGACGCGACGGCGGGGGCGGGAATGGCGGCGCGTGCATCACCCGCTCACGGGCGGACGGCCGCGGCGGCGGGAAGACCGCGCTACTGCGCTTGCCAGTACTCACATATGCCGAAATTTCGGGTATCGAGTCGACTCGATACCGAAACACTGTTGTCGTGTCCGAGCGGATGAAGGAAAGACAGTCCGGCCACCGACGCGGCAAGACTGCCTGCGTCGATACGCCTTGATGAGAGGTGGACTCATCCACGTCGTCGGCGCAGGCTGGTCAGCAGTAAGGCGCCGGCAATGGTGACGATACTGCCGGCGATCAGGGGACTGGTGGGCGCGATGTTGTCGAGGAGCAGGCCGCCGACGACAGCGCCCAGGGCGATGGCAATCTGGAATGCGGTCACGATCAGCCCGCCGACTGGCTCGAGTCGTTGCGGCTCGACGCGAGCTCCCCAGGTCTGCGCCGTGGTGGGGACTCCGCCGAATCCGAAGCCCCACAGGGCAACAGAGATGACCAGGGCGGGAATCGAGCCGGCGGTGAAGGTCAAGGCGAGCATCCCGGCTCCGAGCGCGGCCGGGAAGACCAGCGTGGCGATCCGCAGGGCACGGTCGGCCAAGATGCCGCTGAGGGCGGTGCCGATGACGTTGGCGATTCCGTAGATGAGCAACAGTACGGCGATGCCGCCGGCATCGATGGCGGGCAGACTTTCGATAGCCGGCCGAATGTAGGTGTAACCGGTGAACTGTCCGGCGGCGATCAGCAGAATCGCCAACAGTCCGGCCAGCAGGAAGCCGGAGCGCATCGTCGAGCGGAGGGCACGCAGGCCTCCTGCCGTGCGGGAGGCGATGGTGGGCAGTGTCGCGGCTTGGACGACCAGCGCGAGCGTTGCGACCGTAGCCGCGGCGAGGAAGACCGGACGCCATCCCCAGAGTTCACCGAGCCAGGTTCCGAGCGGCACCGCAGCGATGGTGGCGAGCGCGACGCCGCTGTTGACGACGGTCACGGCCCGGCCGAGGTGATCCCGAGGTACCAGGTGGGCCGTTACCGCGATCGCCAGAGCCCAGAATCCGCCCAGGGCGACACCCAACAGGGCGCGGGCGGCGAGCAACACGCCTAGATGGGGGGCCACCGCCACGAGCAGGTTCGAGACGATCGCGCCCGCCGTGAGCACGAGCATCAGATGACGCCGGTCGAACCGGGGTAGCGCGACCGGGAGGAGAAGTCCGGCGAAGCCGGCGGTGACGGCGGTCATGGTGACGGCCTGACCCGTGGCTCCCGGCGTGACGCCAAGGTCGTCGGCGATATACGGGAGCAGGCTCGCGGGCAGGAATTCGGCCATGACGAGGGCGAACACGCCGAGGCTCAGGGATACGACGCCGGCCCAGCCGTGCCGGTGTGTGGCCGGCTTCTGTGGGGGTGCGGTGGTGGTGTTCATGGCTTCCTCATCAGAGCTGGATCCGGCGGCCATCGGCGGCGGACCGCACGATCGCGTCCAGGAGCCGGTGGCGGGTGACGGCATGGGCGAAGTCCGGTGCGGTCGCGGTGCCCATCCGAAGGTCGTCGCGGATCGCGGCGTACGCGTGGGTCAGCGTGTGGATCGGTGTGCCGGCGAGGTGGGGGTAGGCGTCGTAGCCGTCGGGCAGCGTCAGCACCGCCGGCCGGGCATGACCACGCGCGCCACGCACCGTGACCGGGCTGAGGTGCGGATGGTTGGGTGCGGTGATCTCGAGGACGCCGTCCGTGCCGTCGATCAGCAGCGAGAAGCCGGGGCCGGACGCTGTTGCGCCCCGATGATGAACGGAGAGCACGGCTCCACCGGGCAGCGTGCCGGAGACGGCGATCTGGTCCTCGGCGGTCATCGGGACCGTCTGACCGGTGCGGCCCAGGGGGATGCGGGGCCGGCGGACCGCGGTGGTGGCGACCACGTCCTGCAACTCGCCGAGGACCATCGACACGAGGTCGATGGCGTGCCCGAACGCGATGGTGAGCATCGTGGCCCCGAGCGTGTGGTCGAGGGTGTAGCGCATGCGCTCGGAGACCGGGGTGCCCCACTCCGACGAGGACGCCACCACGGTCGCGGACAGCACCTCTCCGACGTATCCGCCGGAAACGAGGTCGGCCACCCAGCGGAAGGTGGGCGAGGAACGTCCCTGCAGCCCGACGAAGGTCGGCGTTGCGCCGGCGGCGCGCCGCATCTCTTCGGCCTCGGGCAGGTCGAGAGCGAACGGCCACTCGCTGAGCACAGGCACGCCCGCGTGCAGCGCGGGCAGCACGAGCTCGCGATGCCGGGGCACTTTCACGGCGACGACGACAAGGTCGACGTTCTTGTCCCGGGCGAGCTGGTCGACCGACGAGTACGCGGGCACCCCGTACCTGGCGCCGGCCGCGCCGGTCGAGGCGTCCGAGCTTGCCACCAGGGCCGTCAGTTCGAGACCGTCGACCGCGGACAGGGCCGGTAGGTGTCCTCCCGCCGCCCAGCCCCCCGAGGCGCTCAAGCCGACGATGCCGACACCGATGGTGTGTTTCATCCTTTTCCCCTCTCCATTTATGTTCCGATCGGTCCACAAAAGGGACGCGTGAACCCCGGCCCCCGGCCAGGACGGCCGGGGGCGTTACTTGATGTTCGGAGTCGCTACGACGGCCAGTTGGACAGGGCCGTGTCGACGATCTCGTCGAGGTCTTCGGTGGCCAGGCCGTTCGCGGCCTGAACCGCAAGACCGAAGCCGGTGGTCATGATGAAGCGGGCCAAGCGCCTCGGGTCGGCGCCGCCGGGAAGATCACCCTCGTCGACGGCGCGCTGGAAGCGCTCCTCAAGACGGACGCCGGCATCGTTGCGCCAGTCGACGAGCACGTCATGCGCGGCGCGCCCCTGCTCGCTCAAGGCGAGTGCGCCCTGGACGGACATGCACCCGACCGGCCTGCCGGGGGTCGTCACCGTGCGGACCGCTCCGCGCAGGAACGTCTCGGCCACCGCCCGGGCGGTCGGCTCCTTCAAGGCTCGGGTCGCGTAGGAGGCGGGCCCCTCGGCATAGCGCTGCAGAGCCTTGCGGAACAACTGCTCCTTGTTGCCGTAAGCGGCATACATGCTCGACTTGGTGATTCCCATCGCGCCGATCAGATCGGACAGGCTGGCGCCGTCGTACCCGCGCGCCCAGAACACCTGCATGGCACGCTCCAGCGCCTCGTCGAGGTCGAACTCGCGCGGGCGGCCGAACGCCGCGTTCGGGGAATCAGCCATGACGGCATCTCCTTGATCCGGATCCAGTACGGCGCCGCCCAGTTCACGGCCGCCATGTCATCTCTCGCCACAGACTATAGGACCGAGCGGTCCCGATGTGCTAGCGTTCTGGACCGATCGGCCCACAAGTGGTCGGACTCATATCGACACGAGGGATCATCACCATGGAAACCACGTCGCTCGGCGGCCTCAAGGTCTCCCGCATCGGACTGGGCGCGATGGGCATGTCGGTCTTCTACACCGGCGCCGGACGCGTCGACGAACAAGGCATCAGCACCATCCGCCGCGCGCTCGACCTCGGCGTCAGCCACCTCGACACCGCCGAGGTGTACGGGCCCTTCACCAACGAGGA
This genomic window from Catenuloplanes niger contains:
- a CDS encoding TetR/AcrR family transcriptional regulator, which codes for MADSPNAAFGRPREFDLDEALERAMQVFWARGYDGASLSDLIGAMGITKSSMYAAYGNKEQLFRKALQRYAEGPASYATRALKEPTARAVAETFLRGAVRTVTTPGRPVGCMSVQGALALSEQGRAAHDVLVDWRNDAGVRLEERFQRAVDEGDLPGGADPRRLARFIMTTGFGLAVQAANGLATEDLDEIVDTALSNWPS
- a CDS encoding Gfo/Idh/MocA family protein, which gives rise to MKHTIGVGIVGLSASGGWAAGGHLPALSAVDGLELTALVASSDASTGAAGARYGVPAYSSVDQLARDKNVDLVVVAVKVPRHRELVLPALHAGVPVLSEWPFALDLPEAEEMRRAAGATPTFVGLQGRSSPTFRWVADLVSGGYVGEVLSATVVASSSEWGTPVSERMRYTLDHTLGATMLTIAFGHAIDLVSMVLGELQDVVATTAVRRPRIPLGRTGQTVPMTAEDQIAVSGTLPGGAVLSVHHRGATASGPGFSLLIDGTDGVLEITAPNHPHLSPVTVRGARGHARPAVLTLPDGYDAYPHLAGTPIHTLTHAYAAIRDDLRMGTATAPDFAHAVTRHRLLDAIVRSAADGRRIQL
- a CDS encoding MFS transporter, whose product is MNTTTAPPQKPATHRHGWAGVVSLSLGVFALVMAEFLPASLLPYIADDLGVTPGATGQAVTMTAVTAGFAGLLLPVALPRFDRRHLMLVLTAGAIVSNLLVAVAPHLGVLLAARALLGVALGGFWALAIAVTAHLVPRDHLGRAVTVVNSGVALATIAAVPLGTWLGELWGWRPVFLAAATVATLALVVQAATLPTIASRTAGGLRALRSTMRSGFLLAGLLAILLIAAGQFTGYTYIRPAIESLPAIDAGGIAVLLLIYGIANVIGTALSGILADRALRIATLVFPAALGAGMLALTFTAGSIPALVISVALWGFGFGGVPTTAQTWGARVEPQRLEPVGGLIVTAFQIAIALGAVVGGLLLDNIAPTSPLIAGSIVTIAGALLLTSLRRRRG